One Salvia splendens isolate huo1 chromosome 12, SspV2, whole genome shotgun sequence genomic window carries:
- the LOC121759470 gene encoding probable carboxylesterase 2 encodes MADEILHDFFPMLRVYKNGRLERLMGVDVVPPSLDPATGVQSKDVEIAPEINLSARIYLPPNADPTKKLPLLVYYHGGGFVIESAFSAQYHKHLNHLAALANVVAVSVNYRLAPEFPLPIAFEDSWRALKWSAEGKDEWINEFADLSRVYLGGDSAGANIAHNVAMRVGSEKPDGFNLRGIFLNCPFFGGVDPIGSETTEVFKAGKELSEKLWRFACPSFRNSDAGWVNPGKDPKISGLGCGKVLVYVAEKDFLKDRGWYYKEVVSNCGWKGEIECVEVAGEDHVFSVIVSDNEAGIDMIKKVASFINN; translated from the coding sequence ATGGCCGACGAAATCCTCCACGATTTCTTCCCTATGCTAAGAGTCTACAAAAATGGCAGACTCGAGAGGCTTATGGGCGTAGATGTCGTCCCTCCATCTCTAGATCCAGCCACTGGAGTCCAATCCAAAGACGTCGAAATCGCGCCGGAAATCAACCTCTCCGCCCGGATTTACCTCCCGCCCAACGCCGACCCCACCAAAAAGCTCCCTCTCCTCGTCTACTACCACGGTGGCGGCTTCGTCATCGAATCCGCCTTCTCCGCTCAGTACCACAAGCACCTCAACCACTTAGCCGCGCTAGCAAACGTCGTCGCCGTCTCGGTTAATTACCGATTAGCCCCCGAATTCCCACTCCCGATCGCGTTTGAGGATTCATGGCGCGCTCTCAAATGGAGCGCCGAGGGAAAGGACGAGTGGATCAACGAATTCGCGGATCTGAGCCGTGTCTATTTAGGCGGAGACAGCGCGGGGGCCAATATCGCCCACAACGTGGCGATGCGGGTCGGGTCGGAGAAGCCGGACGGGTTCAATTTGAGAGGGATTTTCCTCAATTGCCCCTTCTTCGGGGGCGTGGATCCGATTGGGAGCGAAACGACGGAGGTGTTCAAGGCTGGAAAGGAATTGAGTGAGAAACTGTGGCGATTTGCTTGCCCAAGCTTTAGGAACAGCGACGCAGGATGGGTGAATCCGGGTAAGGATCCGAAGATATCGGGGTTGGGTTGTGGGAAAGTGCTGGTTTACGTTGCGGAGAAAGATTTTCTTAAGGATAGAGGGTGGTATTACAAGGAGGTGGTGAGCAATTGTGGGTGGAAGGGAGAAATCGAGTGCGTTGAGGTTGCGGGTGAAGACCATGTTTTCAGTGTGATTGTTTCGGATAATGAGGCTGGAATTGATATGATTAAAAAAGTGGCTTCTTTTATTAATAACTAA